The genomic interval AGCCTGGCACGCCGCTGAGTTGAAGGCTCTCCTTCTCGTGACGCCGTGAGTGCCGTAGTGGACGCTTCCGGTGCGTGGTGGCCCAACGTATATGCAGGGCACCCGGGGCAGCGATGGAGGCCCGACAGAACCCGGTGTGCAGCCAGACCCACCTGCCCCAAGCCACCTGACCTGCCCTGATGGCCGGTCAGCGCCCTTTGTCATGTTTGGCCGACGCTACCTCTCCTATCTGAGGATTCGTGAGCGCTACCCCCGGACTCAGTTGAAACTCGCATGAAACAAGCCCTTGTCCCGGCCTTAAAACGACGGTTAGTTTAACCACCATTCGAAGCCCGACCTGATCACCCGGGCGTCTCCACGGCGTGTGCATGCTTCAAGGAAGGGCAGTGCCATGACGCTTGACAGGGCGCAGTTTTCGCGTCGGGGTTTTCTCGGGCTGGGAGTCGCGGCGGGCATCATCACGCTCACGGCGTGCGGGTCCGGGGCGGGGTCGAGTGACGGCCCGCTGGTGATGACCGTGTGGGGTGGGGAGACCGACCGGGCGACGTACCAGAAGCGCATCAACCTGCTCGTCAAGAAGTACCCCGAGTTGAAGGTCAAGCTCCAGCTGATCCCGTCGGAGTCGTACGCGCAGAAGGTGCAGACGATGATCGCGGGCGGCAACGGCCCGGACATCATGCAGGTCGCCGAGAACGTCAACGTCTACTCCAGCAAGAACCAGCTCCGGCCGCTCGACGACCTCGCCAAGAGCGCGGGGCTGGACCTGACGCAGCGGTTCGGGACGATCGGGTCGCTCTACTCGTACGAGGACAAGCTCTACGCGATACCGGACCGGTCCGGCGCGATGATCGTCTACTACAACAAGACCCTCTTCGAGAAGAAGGGCATCAAGGCTCCTACCGCCGAGTGGACCTGGGACGACACCCTCGATGCCTTCAAGGAGTTGACGGAGAAGGGGAAGACGTGGGGCTACGGCGGCGCCGGCTGGTGGCCGCAGTGGTGGAGCATGGCGTACCAGAACGGTGGCGCCATCATCGACGCCAACGGGAAGCCGACCGCGGACAGCGACGAGGTCGTCGAGGCGCTGCAGTGGGTCGGTGACCTGACCTTCAAGCACGGCGTGGTGCCGACGAAGGCGCAGTACGCCGACATGGGCACGGACGTCGGCGGCGACCAGGCCTTCGCGGCCGGCACGGTCGCGGTCAACGCCACCGGGTTCTGGGCCATCGCGGGCCAGGCGGAGTCCACGTTCGAGTGGGACATCGCGCCGATGTGGCGCGGCAAGAAGCAGGCCGTGGCCTCCTTCGGCAGCGGTCTCGCCATCTCCCGTACCGCGAAGAACCCCGACAACGCCTTCAAGGCGATCGACTTCCTCACCTCGCCCGCGGCCCAGCAGCAGATCATCGCCGCCGCCGAGGACGTGCCGGCCAACCTCGAGGTGCAGAAGAGCGAGGCGTTCCTCAAGCCCGCCTGGATGAAGTCGGACGTGAACATGGGGGTGTTCGCCGAGTCCAGCGAGTTCCTCTTCAAAGCGCCGTTCATCCCCGAGTGGAACGAGATGCTCGCGGCCATCGACACCGCGACGGCCGACTTCTGGCTCGGCAAGGAACGCAGCGCCAAGAAGGCGCTCACCGCGCTCCAGAAGAACCTCGAGTCCATCATCAAGTCCGCGGGATGACCGCCCATGGCCATGTCGAGGTTGCGGCGCCGTGAGGCGCTCTGGTTCTACGTCTTCGTCTCACCGTGGGTGATCGGGTTCCTCGCGTTCCTGCTCGGACCGATGATCTCCTCGATCTACTTCTCGATGACGGACTGGGACTCCTTCACCCCGCCCAAATGGGTCGGTATGGACAACTACACCAAGTTGCTGACCGACGATCCCATCTTCTGGAAGGCCCTCGGGAACACCCTCTTCTACGCGGCGGTCTCCGTTCCGCTGGGGCTGCTCGTGGGGCTGTGGCTGGCCAATCTGCTCAACAAGCAGGTCCGGGCCCGCAAGTTGTTCCGCACCCTCATCTACCTGCCGACACTCGTCCCCCTGGTCGCCGCGTCACTGGCCTTCCGGGTCGTGCTCGCCCCGTCCGGCCCGCTCAACGACGTCCTCGGGTGGGTCGGGATCAAGGGACCACAGTGGCTGCTGGACCCGTCCTGGGTGAAGTACGCGCTGATCCTGCTGTCGGTGTGGGGCGCCGGCAGTGCGACCGTCCTGCTGCTCGCCGCCATGAAGGGCATCCCCCGCGAGCTGTACGAGGCCGCCGAGATCGACGGCGCGGGTCCGGTGCGGCAGTTCTGGTCCATCACGGTCCCGCAGCTGACCCCGGTCATCTTCTTCAACCTGGTGATGGGACTCATCGCGGCCTTCCAGGTCTTCTCGCAGGTGTACATCCTCATGCCGAAGGCCTCCCAGCCCGGCACCTACAACGCCAGCCAGACGATGGTGCCTTACCTCTTCGACCAGGCCTTCTCCTACTACCACATGGGCTATGCCTCGGCGATCTCGTGGCTGCTGTTCGCCGTGATCCTGGTGTTCACCCTGCTGGCCTTCCGCACCACCCGCCGCTGGGTGTTCTACGAGACCGAGGTGAAGTGATGGCGACCCTCGCACCCACCGTCGCACCCCGACAGGGCGGCGGGGCCGACAAGGACGAGGAGCCCGAGGGCGGTACGAGTCGCGTTCTCGGTGTCTTCAAGGCGACCCCGTTCACCTACGCGACCCTGATTATCGTCTCGGCGGTGCTGTCCGTGCCGCTGGTGTTCGCCGTGTCGATCGCCTTGTCGACCGACCACACCGTGACCACCAACGCGTTCACGATCTTCCCGCACGAGTTCGAGTGGCGAAACTTCACCAAGGTCTTCGAAGGCGACCTGCCGATGGGCCGGTTCCTCGTCAACTCCCTGATCATCGCGCTCGGTTCGGTGATCGGCCAGATGGTGTCGAGCGGACTCGTGGGCTACGCCTTCGCGCGTCTTCGGGCTCCCGGCAAGAACGTCATGTTCCTCGTCGTCATCGCGACGATGATGATCCCGACACAGATCACGATGATCCCGCAGTTCATCCTGTTCAAGGACCTGGGCTGGGTGAACACCTACCTCCCGCTGATCGTGCCGAACTTCTTCTCCAACGCCTTCAACGTCTTCCTGGTACGGCAGTTCGTCTCCCGCCTGCCCAGCGAGCTCGACGAGGCCGCCATGGTCGACGGGCTCGGCTTCTTCGGCATCTACCGGCGCATCATGCTCCCGATGCTGTGGCCCGTGCTGATCGCGATCGGCATCTTCACCCTGACCTACAACTGGGGTGATTTCATGGGGCCGTTGATCTACCTCAACGACGATTCCAAGATGCCGCTGGCGCTGGGCGTGCAGTACATCACCACGACGGCCGTGGCGGGCCAGCCGCCGCCGTGGAACCTGGTGATGGTCGGCTCGATCCTGCTCACCCTGCCGATGATCGCCGTCTACTACCTGGGCCAGCGGTACCTGTACGAAATGGACATCAGCGGCGGAAGCGCGGGAGTCAAGTGAGCCACTCAACCATCGCGGGTACCGGCGTCGACCTGGATGCGCGCGGCATCCGGATCGAGGGCACCGAGCGTGTCGTGCTGTGCGCGTCCCTGTTCTACTTCCGCCTGCCGCGGGAGCAGTGGCGCGCCCGGCTCGAACAGGTCAGGGACTCGGGATACACCTGCGTGGACGTCTACCTGCCGTGGAACTTCCACGAGTTGGCGCCCGGCCGCTGGTCCTTCGAGGGCCGGCGCGACGTCGCCGCCTTCCTGGACCTCGCGCAGGAGACCGGACTGTACGTCATCGCCCGCCCCGGACCGTACATCTGCTCCGAGTGGGACGGCGGCGCGCTGCCGGCCTGGCTGGGTCTCGATCCCGACCTCCGTGTACGGCAGCACGAGCCGCGCTTCCTCGCCCAGGTCACCGCATGGTTCGACCAGGTGCTGCCGTTGCTCGCCGAGCGCCAGTACCCGGCCAACGGCCCCGTCATCATGGTGCAGTTGGAGAACGAGCTCGACTTCTTCGACTGCGAGGACCGCGCCGGTTACCTGACCGCCCTGCGCGACCAGGCCCTGAGCCACGGCATCACCGTGCCCCTCATCGCCTGTTCCGGGCAGGGCGACATCGAGGGAGCCACCGGGGACGTCCCCGGAGTCATCCCCGCGTGCAACTTCTACCCGGATGACGACTCCCCGGACATCGAGCCAGAAGTCCGGCGCTACGCACAGGTGTTGGCCGACCGTGACCTGCCCCTGCTCATCACCGAGACCAACCGCCGTCACCGCACACTGCGGAGGCTCCTGGCGAGCGGCGCCTCGCTGATCGCGCCCTATCTCCAGTCGTCCGGCTGGAACTTCGGGTACACCCCGTCCACCGGGAACTGGGGCGACCCCGCCAACTTCATGAGCCACGGCTACGACTTCGGCGG from Streptomyces sp. CC0208 carries:
- a CDS encoding sugar ABC transporter substrate-binding protein — its product is MTLDRAQFSRRGFLGLGVAAGIITLTACGSGAGSSDGPLVMTVWGGETDRATYQKRINLLVKKYPELKVKLQLIPSESYAQKVQTMIAGGNGPDIMQVAENVNVYSSKNQLRPLDDLAKSAGLDLTQRFGTIGSLYSYEDKLYAIPDRSGAMIVYYNKTLFEKKGIKAPTAEWTWDDTLDAFKELTEKGKTWGYGGAGWWPQWWSMAYQNGGAIIDANGKPTADSDEVVEALQWVGDLTFKHGVVPTKAQYADMGTDVGGDQAFAAGTVAVNATGFWAIAGQAESTFEWDIAPMWRGKKQAVASFGSGLAISRTAKNPDNAFKAIDFLTSPAAQQQIIAAAEDVPANLEVQKSEAFLKPAWMKSDVNMGVFAESSEFLFKAPFIPEWNEMLAAIDTATADFWLGKERSAKKALTALQKNLESIIKSAG
- a CDS encoding sugar ABC transporter permease, producing the protein MAMSRLRRREALWFYVFVSPWVIGFLAFLLGPMISSIYFSMTDWDSFTPPKWVGMDNYTKLLTDDPIFWKALGNTLFYAAVSVPLGLLVGLWLANLLNKQVRARKLFRTLIYLPTLVPLVAASLAFRVVLAPSGPLNDVLGWVGIKGPQWLLDPSWVKYALILLSVWGAGSATVLLLAAMKGIPRELYEAAEIDGAGPVRQFWSITVPQLTPVIFFNLVMGLIAAFQVFSQVYILMPKASQPGTYNASQTMVPYLFDQAFSYYHMGYASAISWLLFAVILVFTLLAFRTTRRWVFYETEVK
- a CDS encoding carbohydrate ABC transporter permease, with the translated sequence MATLAPTVAPRQGGGADKDEEPEGGTSRVLGVFKATPFTYATLIIVSAVLSVPLVFAVSIALSTDHTVTTNAFTIFPHEFEWRNFTKVFEGDLPMGRFLVNSLIIALGSVIGQMVSSGLVGYAFARLRAPGKNVMFLVVIATMMIPTQITMIPQFILFKDLGWVNTYLPLIVPNFFSNAFNVFLVRQFVSRLPSELDEAAMVDGLGFFGIYRRIMLPMLWPVLIAIGIFTLTYNWGDFMGPLIYLNDDSKMPLALGVQYITTTAVAGQPPPWNLVMVGSILLTLPMIAVYYLGQRYLYEMDISGGSAGVK